In the Pseudomonas orientalis genome, one interval contains:
- a CDS encoding malonate decarboxylase holo-ACP synthase, producing MVNAHDLLWGMTPGHLPADAPGWAVEALSAGHPVVVRRAIAKPGQVAVGVRGRLREQRFAALMPIAAVQRRVAPEALRGVTSPRDLPALRALDQLRPLLAHQDWGVSGSAGFELASGIEALHAASDLDLILRTPEPLERHQAHALLAMLDSAPCSVDLQLQTPVGAVALREWAGASRRVLLKTANGAHLVVDPWQAVA from the coding sequence ATGGTGAACGCCCACGACTTGCTCTGGGGCATGACCCCGGGCCATCTGCCCGCCGATGCGCCCGGCTGGGCGGTGGAGGCGCTCAGCGCGGGGCATCCGGTGGTGGTGCGCCGAGCCATCGCCAAGCCGGGCCAGGTGGCGGTCGGTGTGCGCGGACGTTTGCGTGAGCAGCGGTTTGCCGCGCTGATGCCCATTGCCGCCGTACAACGGCGTGTGGCCCCCGAAGCCTTGCGCGGCGTGACCTCGCCACGGGATTTACCGGCGCTGCGGGCATTGGATCAACTGCGGCCACTGTTGGCGCACCAAGACTGGGGCGTCAGCGGCAGTGCCGGATTCGAATTGGCCAGCGGCATCGAAGCGTTGCATGCCGCGAGCGATCTGGATTTGATCCTGCGCACGCCCGAGCCGCTTGAGCGTCACCAGGCGCACGCCTTATTGGCGATGCTCGATAGCGCACCGTGCAGCGTCGACCTGCAACTGCAAACCCCCGTCGGCGCTGTCGCCTTGCGTGAATGGGCGGGCGCCTCACGCCGGGTGCTGCTGAAAACCGCCAACGGGGCGCACCTTGTCGTCGACCCCTGGCAGGCGGTGGCATGA
- the mdcE gene encoding biotin-independent malonate decarboxylase subunit gamma, translated as MRGLQWFNALSAGATRVQGLPDSLRIADGQLNGQSVRFLAVVTDPNNRFPRARNGEVGLLEGWGLAKAVDEAIALGDKRPLIAIVDVPSQAYGRREEALGIHQALAAAADSYARARLAGHPVIALLVGKAMSGAFLAHGYQANRLIALRDPGVMVHAMGKASAARVTLRSVEELEALAASVPPMAYDIDSYASLGLLWETLTVSQIEQPTADDVARVSDCLASAIKDINAPDLSGRLGASNRAASSHVRQLLREQW; from the coding sequence ATGAGAGGTTTGCAGTGGTTTAACGCGCTAAGCGCCGGCGCGACGCGGGTGCAAGGGTTGCCTGACTCGCTCAGGATCGCCGATGGCCAGTTGAACGGCCAGAGCGTGCGCTTTCTCGCCGTGGTCACCGACCCGAACAACCGCTTCCCCCGCGCGCGCAATGGCGAAGTCGGCCTGCTCGAAGGCTGGGGCCTGGCCAAAGCGGTGGATGAGGCCATCGCCCTGGGCGATAAGCGCCCGCTGATCGCCATTGTTGATGTGCCCAGCCAGGCCTACGGCCGCCGCGAAGAAGCCCTGGGCATTCATCAGGCGTTGGCCGCGGCCGCGGACAGTTACGCCCGTGCACGCCTGGCAGGTCATCCGGTGATTGCGCTGCTGGTAGGCAAGGCCATGTCCGGTGCCTTCCTCGCTCACGGTTATCAAGCCAATCGCCTGATCGCCCTGCGCGATCCCGGTGTGATGGTGCATGCCATGGGCAAGGCTTCGGCGGCGCGGGTCACCCTGCGCAGCGTCGAAGAACTCGAAGCCCTGGCCGCCAGCGTGCCGCCGATGGCGTATGACATCGACAGCTATGCCAGCCTTGGGCTGCTCTGGGAGACGCTGACGGTCAGCCAGATTGAACAGCCCACGGCGGACGATGTGGCGCGGGTCAGCGATTGCCTGGCGAGTGCGATCAAGGATATCAATGCCCCCGATCTGAGCGGGCGCCTCGGGGCGTCCAATCGTGCGGCGTCCAGCCACGTACGCCAACTGCTGCGGGAGCAATGGTGA
- a CDS encoding biotin-independent malonate decarboxylase subunit beta — MTDLLTKHSFVELGARQRAKALLDAGTFRELIDPFQRVMSPWLSRQGVVPQADDGVVIAKGSVAGLPVVIAAIEGNFQGGSLGEVGGAKIAGALELAAEDNRNGIPTRAVLLLETGGVRLQEANLGLAAIADIHAAIVDLRQYQPVVGVVAGSVGCFGGMSIAAGLCSYLVVTREARLGLNGPQVIEQEAGLDEYDSRDRPFIWSLTGGEQRFNSGLADRYVADDVAQIQQTVSELLQHGAPEQPRSRRADFYLARLAELDATAQIDPATVRALYQGERS, encoded by the coding sequence ATGACTGATTTGCTCACCAAACACAGCTTTGTCGAACTCGGAGCACGACAACGTGCCAAGGCGCTGCTGGATGCTGGCACCTTTCGCGAGCTGATCGACCCGTTTCAACGCGTCATGTCGCCGTGGCTCAGCCGACAGGGCGTGGTGCCCCAGGCGGATGACGGGGTGGTCATCGCCAAAGGCAGCGTTGCCGGTCTGCCGGTGGTGATTGCCGCCATCGAAGGTAACTTTCAAGGCGGCAGCCTCGGTGAAGTCGGCGGCGCGAAAATCGCCGGAGCACTGGAACTGGCCGCCGAGGATAACCGCAACGGCATCCCGACCCGCGCCGTGCTGCTGCTGGAAACCGGTGGCGTGCGTCTGCAGGAGGCCAACCTCGGCCTGGCGGCGATTGCCGATATCCACGCGGCGATTGTCGATCTGCGCCAGTACCAGCCGGTGGTCGGCGTGGTGGCGGGGAGCGTGGGGTGCTTCGGCGGCATGTCCATCGCCGCAGGGTTGTGCAGCTATCTGGTAGTCACCCGTGAAGCGCGCCTGGGCTTGAACGGCCCGCAGGTGATCGAGCAGGAAGCCGGGTTGGATGAATACGACTCCCGCGACCGGCCCTTTATCTGGAGCCTCACCGGCGGCGAGCAACGCTTCAACAGCGGCCTGGCCGATCGGTATGTGGCCGACGATGTGGCGCAGATTCAACAGACCGTCAGCGAGCTGCTGCAACACGGCGCGCCCGAACAACCACGCAGCCGCCGTGCTGATTTCTACCTGGCGCGCCTGGCCGAACTCGACGCCACGGCGCAAATCGACCCGGCGACGGTGCGTGCGCTGTATCAGGGAGAACGCTCATGA